The following proteins are co-located in the Candidatus Woesearchaeota archaeon genome:
- a CDS encoding LemA family protein, with amino-acid sequence MKNTKGLWIAGAIALVVLLLLGWFVGSYNRLVTLNNNVDNKWAQVETQYQRRIDLIPNLINTVKGYLTYEQQTLTKITELRTQWQNAKTVAEKVDTANQIEGALKTIFAVAENYPDLKASQNFLALQDELANTENKVAVERQRYNDAVKDINIAVQKFPTNVVAGIFGFKQREYFQSAAGSETVPEVKF; translated from the coding sequence ATGAAAAACACGAAAGGGCTGTGGATAGCAGGCGCAATAGCCCTTGTTGTATTGCTGCTTCTGGGATGGTTTGTTGGATCTTACAACAGATTAGTTACTCTGAACAACAATGTTGACAACAAATGGGCGCAGGTTGAGACGCAGTACCAAAGAAGGATCGATCTAATACCCAATCTCATAAATACCGTCAAGGGCTATTTGACTTATGAGCAGCAGACATTGACAAAGATAACTGAGTTAAGAACACAATGGCAGAATGCAAAGACCGTGGCAGAAAAGGTTGACACAGCCAATCAGATAGAAGGCGCATTGAAAACAATATTTGCAGTTGCTGAAAATTATCCTGATCTTAAGGCTTCGCAAAACTTTTTAGCATTGCAGGATGAGCTTGCAAACACAGAAAACAAAGTAGCTGTTGAAAGGCAAAGGTATAATGATGCTGTAAAAGACATCAACATTGCAGTGCAGAAATTCCCGACAAATGTTGTTGCCGGGATTTTCGGTTTTAAGCA